From the Leptospira biflexa serovar Patoc strain 'Patoc 1 (Paris)' genome, one window contains:
- a CDS encoding MFS transporter, with protein MNQSNVYNKGQMFRFLTASFLGFLAGHLTNYSVILYAQDVWNQDALAGIGFGLCFGVPLFLGWFAGAWCDSHSPQILAQLAHVSFLIALGLLHLSSELDGISSVSLFLLGAFFVGVGWSILAPARMSLLGRLAGEKQKKMAVIFNVLVMLGFGSAPPILAFCKNIGSWKMVHLTGVLLFLIAMGLLIGIKTEGQGKTSSAWDRILRGVSYAKNHNLLKQTLLFSIVIYCSMGPVQVMMPRYAKGVLNLGEMERGFFLGALALALLIGGGTSLKLAKPFGYGKLILTSGFICGLGLLGIGISSHFWISIGLLFLSGFGAGASISLLVAILQSEVSPEYRGRLMSLYTITSQVVPAFAGLLSGLILVKVSIATAVISAGIILTLIVMMTTIRLKTLRNYTM; from the coding sequence ATGAACCAATCAAATGTTTACAATAAGGGACAGATGTTTCGATTTCTGACTGCTTCCTTTTTAGGATTTTTAGCAGGTCACCTAACAAACTATAGTGTGATTTTATATGCACAGGATGTATGGAACCAAGATGCATTGGCAGGAATCGGATTTGGGTTATGTTTTGGTGTTCCTTTGTTTCTAGGATGGTTTGCAGGTGCATGGTGTGATTCGCATTCTCCACAAATTTTAGCCCAACTTGCCCATGTTTCCTTTTTAATCGCACTTGGACTTTTGCATCTGTCTTCAGAGTTGGATGGTATTAGTTCCGTTTCCCTGTTTTTACTTGGTGCATTTTTTGTTGGCGTGGGTTGGTCCATACTTGCGCCTGCAAGGATGTCGCTTCTTGGAAGACTTGCAGGAGAAAAACAGAAAAAAATGGCCGTTATTTTTAATGTTTTAGTGATGTTAGGTTTTGGGTCAGCTCCTCCTATCTTAGCATTTTGCAAAAATATCGGGTCTTGGAAGATGGTCCACTTAACTGGCGTTCTCTTGTTTTTAATTGCGATGGGGCTTTTGATTGGAATCAAAACAGAAGGACAAGGTAAAACCTCTTCTGCATGGGATCGAATCCTTAGAGGAGTATCGTATGCTAAAAATCATAACTTACTCAAACAAACTCTCCTCTTTTCGATCGTCATTTATTGTTCAATGGGACCTGTGCAAGTGATGATGCCAAGGTATGCCAAAGGAGTTTTAAATTTAGGAGAGATGGAACGAGGGTTCTTTTTAGGCGCACTGGCACTCGCTCTCCTTATTGGTGGTGGTACTTCTTTAAAATTAGCAAAACCGTTTGGCTATGGAAAATTGATACTCACTTCAGGATTCATTTGTGGTCTTGGCCTACTTGGCATCGGTATTAGCTCCCATTTTTGGATCTCGATTGGATTATTATTTTTAAGTGGATTTGGTGCTGGAGCCAGTATTAGTTTGCTTGTCGCGATCTTACAATCAGAGGTGAGTCCCGAATACCGAGGTAGGTTAATGAGTTTGTATACGATCACAAGTCAGGTTGTTCCTGCATTTGCAGGACTACTCTCAGGACTCATTCTTGTCAAAGTATCGATTGCGACAGCCGTAATCAGCGCAGGTATAATTTTAACTCTGATTGTGATGATGACCACAATCAGATTAAAAACATTACGAAATTATACGATGTGA
- a CDS encoding enoyl-CoA hydratase/isomerase family protein, which translates to MKTYHSWKLDIEDRIATLTLHTNDLNVMDMPSLFELKEISNELISNDDVWVVILQGNGKHFSSGVNFDILKKINEISKDEFKNNMREMQSCFTSFETISKPTIAKIQGFCMGGGFMLSQCCDFRIASEKTIFSIPLVKLGLTVLMGTNRITRNAGIGPTNELVMLGEKFNPEKALQYNLITKIVSPENFDDATKQFAKKFLQLPPKTISITKEIIRRGDKVSLEESLELEIELQSSLLGSSDLLEAMESFVSQRKPKFTGN; encoded by the coding sequence ATGAAAACCTATCATTCATGGAAATTGGATATCGAAGATCGTATTGCAACTTTGACTCTTCACACAAATGATTTGAATGTGATGGATATGCCATCTCTATTTGAATTAAAAGAAATCAGTAATGAATTGATTTCGAATGATGATGTTTGGGTGGTCATCTTACAAGGAAATGGTAAACATTTCTCTTCTGGTGTTAATTTTGATATTTTAAAGAAAATCAATGAGATTTCAAAAGATGAATTTAAGAACAACATGCGCGAAATGCAAAGTTGTTTTACATCATTCGAAACAATATCGAAACCAACGATTGCAAAGATCCAAGGCTTTTGTATGGGTGGTGGTTTTATGTTATCACAATGTTGTGATTTTAGAATTGCCAGCGAAAAAACTATTTTTTCAATTCCTCTCGTAAAACTAGGATTAACCGTATTGATGGGAACCAATCGGATCACACGGAATGCAGGGATTGGACCAACTAATGAACTAGTGATGTTAGGTGAAAAATTCAATCCTGAAAAAGCCTTACAATACAATTTGATCACAAAAATTGTATCCCCAGAAAATTTTGATGATGCTACAAAACAATTTGCAAAGAAATTTTTACAACTTCCTCCCAAAACAATTTCCATCACAAAGGAAATCATTAGACGTGGAGATAAGGTATCACTGGAAGAAAGTTTGGAATTAGAAATTGAATTACAATCAAGTTTGTTAGGTTCATCAGATTTGTTAGAAGCAATGGAGAGTTTTGTAAGTCAAAGAAAACCAAAGTTTACCGGTAATTAA
- a CDS encoding acyl-CoA dehydrogenase family protein, with product MNFYFSEEQNKLRDAVAAYSKIAGSDPQRDIEERDSEFSWDVLRALGDKGWTGVIVPEEYGGMGKGAMEYTIIMEETAKELIYGPQNLIQAQQGLLAVGTEEQKRKWLPELAKGKMMAAQAISEPDAGSSFQNIQTTAVKDENEWVLNGLKVHINLGKEAQLMMVLAKTDKGLTEFLVDRDSKGIRYEKQDPIGLRSAPMYDVHFEDCRIPLDSVLGREGRGIETFMSIFKLSRLGVASQLIGIARGCLDHAVSFTKSRKVGENRVSDFQGIQWIIAKLTSELEAAKLARNQAAWLHDQKVNHNLETSIAKYLAGVVADEVVNKAFTLTGSHACYRNKPYDRYVREVKSLLAGGGSSEVMLNNVAREILRPSYQY from the coding sequence ATGAATTTCTATTTTTCAGAAGAACAAAACAAATTAAGGGATGCCGTTGCTGCATATTCTAAAATCGCAGGAAGTGACCCGCAAAGAGACATCGAAGAAAGAGATAGTGAGTTTTCTTGGGATGTTTTACGCGCGCTAGGTGACAAAGGTTGGACTGGTGTAATCGTACCAGAAGAGTATGGTGGTATGGGTAAAGGTGCAATGGAATACACTATCATCATGGAAGAGACTGCCAAAGAATTAATTTATGGGCCACAAAATTTAATCCAAGCACAACAAGGACTTCTAGCTGTTGGAACAGAAGAACAAAAAAGGAAATGGTTACCGGAACTTGCCAAAGGAAAAATGATGGCGGCCCAAGCAATTTCAGAGCCAGATGCTGGATCATCATTCCAAAACATTCAAACGACTGCAGTGAAAGATGAGAACGAATGGGTCTTAAATGGTCTTAAAGTACACATCAACTTGGGAAAAGAAGCTCAATTGATGATGGTATTGGCAAAAACCGATAAGGGATTAACGGAATTTTTAGTCGATCGAGATTCAAAAGGGATTCGTTATGAAAAACAAGATCCGATTGGCTTACGATCTGCACCTATGTATGATGTTCACTTTGAAGATTGTCGAATCCCACTCGATAGTGTTTTGGGTAGAGAAGGTAGGGGGATCGAAACCTTTATGTCTATTTTTAAATTGAGTCGATTGGGAGTTGCATCGCAATTGATTGGAATTGCTAGAGGGTGTTTGGATCATGCTGTCTCGTTTACAAAGTCAAGAAAAGTCGGCGAAAACCGCGTTTCAGATTTTCAGGGGATACAATGGATCATTGCAAAGTTAACATCTGAATTAGAAGCAGCAAAATTAGCAAGAAACCAAGCCGCATGGTTGCATGATCAAAAGGTAAATCATAACTTAGAAACATCGATTGCAAAATATCTTGCTGGTGTGGTTGCAGATGAAGTTGTGAACAAAGCTTTTACTTTGACTGGATCCCATGCTTGTTATCGAAACAAGCCATATGATAGATATGTGCGTGAAGTAAAATCGTTATTAGCTGGCGGTGGAAGTTCGGAAGTGATGTTAAATAATGTCGCTAGAGAAATCCTTCGGCCTTCCTACCAATATTAA
- a CDS encoding SDR family NAD(P)-dependent oxidoreductase, whose protein sequence is MSKVIVISGIAQGMGREVSLMLASQGYTICGFDIEKKYLDSLADELNQLKAKFHLETLSVTDSDKILKFKDTVLKKFGSVDTVVSNVGIGFFGPFEEVNLVKALQCFDINVIGCARLLQAFIPSMRERKSGKIVVMSSLVGQVPFPFESIYSATKFAIEGMVSSFRYEVKPFGIQVAMIQPAQVSTNFAAKAQQLPDKNSPYYDRCVRFINRDNELIKKATNPKQAAEKIVKVIQSKNPNLFNQVDFMSSFFLGLNRFLPQKLKDKILLDHMNINV, encoded by the coding sequence ATGAGTAAGGTAATTGTAATTAGCGGAATTGCCCAAGGTATGGGTCGGGAAGTGTCATTGATGTTGGCATCACAAGGATATACTATTTGTGGATTTGATATTGAGAAAAAATATTTAGATAGTTTAGCAGATGAGTTAAATCAATTGAAGGCTAAGTTTCATCTCGAAACTTTAAGTGTTACTGATTCTGACAAAATTTTAAAATTTAAAGACACAGTATTAAAAAAGTTTGGATCAGTGGATACAGTTGTTTCTAATGTTGGGATTGGTTTTTTTGGCCCGTTTGAAGAAGTCAATTTAGTAAAAGCATTACAGTGTTTCGATATCAATGTTATTGGATGTGCAAGACTTTTACAGGCATTCATCCCTTCGATGCGTGAGAGAAAAAGTGGAAAGATAGTTGTGATGTCATCACTTGTCGGCCAAGTTCCATTTCCTTTCGAATCAATTTATTCGGCGACTAAGTTTGCCATCGAAGGTATGGTTTCATCATTTCGATATGAAGTGAAACCATTTGGAATTCAAGTCGCGATGATCCAACCGGCACAGGTATCCACAAATTTTGCTGCCAAAGCGCAACAGTTACCTGATAAAAATTCACCTTACTATGATCGATGTGTTCGATTTATTAACCGTGATAATGAATTAATTAAAAAGGCAACGAATCCAAAACAAGCTGCAGAAAAAATCGTGAAAGTGATACAGTCAAAGAATCCAAACTTATTCAATCAGGTAGATTTCATGAGTAGTTTCTTTTTGGGTTTGAATCGTTTTTTGCCTCAAAAATTAAAAGATAAAATTCTACTCGATCACATGAATATCAATGTATAG
- a CDS encoding NAD-dependent epimerase/dehydratase family protein translates to MKYTGITLITGANGFIGFELLKELSKDSNLKIRVTDIRDDKINLLKKPNIELIKSDIRNQKELSTLLNGVDRIFHVAGICNLSTDFDRLKPINVDAVDKLTNIAVQNSVKAYVHFSSSSVYGTYNGNPFKETDVCNPKDSYAKSKYAGEQIVTERIKNGLKAIILRPCTVYGPGCNDGAGKVFSRPGQIAGIPGDGKKKLANVRVEDVARAAIYLSEKENTFGQIYNIADDDHPSLEEALELASKTFGSKINKIHIPLLLLKIISKLESPIAKLQGRIPDLEYEAIKYLYDDYYMDNEKLKSTGYKLLYPNFVSSMESMKLI, encoded by the coding sequence ATGAAATATACTGGAATCACTTTGATCACTGGAGCCAATGGATTCATTGGATTTGAACTTTTGAAAGAGCTCTCAAAAGATTCAAATCTAAAGATTCGTGTCACAGATATTCGAGATGATAAAATCAATTTATTAAAGAAACCTAATATTGAATTGATTAAGTCGGATATTCGAAATCAAAAAGAACTTAGCACCTTATTAAATGGTGTTGATCGTATTTTTCATGTTGCAGGAATTTGTAATCTGAGTACAGACTTCGATCGTCTAAAGCCGATCAATGTTGATGCTGTTGATAAGTTAACCAATATTGCAGTTCAAAATAGTGTAAAAGCATACGTTCATTTTAGTTCCTCAAGTGTTTATGGAACTTATAACGGAAATCCATTTAAAGAAACGGATGTTTGTAACCCGAAAGATTCGTACGCTAAAAGTAAATATGCAGGCGAACAGATTGTAACAGAAAGAATCAAAAATGGTTTAAAGGCAATCATCCTTCGCCCGTGCACTGTCTACGGTCCAGGTTGTAATGATGGTGCTGGAAAGGTATTTTCGAGACCAGGGCAGATCGCCGGAATTCCTGGTGATGGAAAAAAGAAATTGGCAAATGTTCGAGTAGAAGATGTAGCAAGGGCTGCCATTTATTTATCTGAGAAGGAAAACACTTTTGGTCAAATCTACAATATAGCAGATGATGACCATCCGAGTTTAGAAGAAGCACTGGAATTGGCTTCCAAAACATTTGGATCAAAGATCAACAAAATTCACATTCCATTGTTGTTATTGAAAATCATATCAAAACTAGAATCTCCAATTGCAAAACTGCAAGGTAGAATTCCCGATCTCGAATATGAAGCAATCAAATATCTATATGATGATTATTATATGGATAATGAGAAACTAAAATCAACTGGTTACAAGTTACTGTATCCAAATTTTGTTTCTTCAATGGAATCAATGAAATTAATTTAA
- a CDS encoding DUF2804 domain-containing protein, which produces MFQKPFQNLIRIGILLLMAFLFNCSNDNLLPDQVIDQHGKTIQMIPAPDVSKTIQKEFTSPVSLLKPDGTLNVTGWSRYPNFQIDESLMKVEPKRYKRWEHYTFYNEDFGGAITITDIGNLAMGSIELLEFKSGKTIFSKTELVRPGSIFFPTNTTDPIEFTKGNQFIRIQKQKGKRIISYSIQGDSANDKIVGNFEFIEKADEALAIITPFSESNFFYEYKMPSLICKGTIVYQQSIYDFKENSFAVLDWGRGIWPEKNKWLWAAGAGMVGGELLSLNLGYGFGDQSNATENGIVYKGKVHKLDKVIWKYDVKDYKKPWQFVSNDGRLELNFTPVYLLYSDIDLMGMIGFLKQLVQNFSISEIFELLKTEAYLNKAFGTYSGYVILDNGTKLEVKNLFGFAEQMYQQW; this is translated from the coding sequence ATGTTTCAAAAACCATTTCAAAATTTGATAAGGATCGGAATTTTACTTTTGATGGCATTCCTATTCAATTGTTCCAACGATAATTTATTACCTGATCAAGTCATTGACCAACATGGAAAAACCATTCAAATGATTCCTGCACCGGATGTGAGTAAAACAATACAAAAAGAATTTACTTCTCCTGTTTCCTTATTGAAGCCAGATGGAACTTTGAATGTTACTGGTTGGTCAAGGTACCCAAACTTTCAAATCGATGAGTCGCTCATGAAAGTGGAACCAAAACGATACAAACGATGGGAACATTATACTTTCTATAATGAGGATTTTGGCGGTGCCATAACTATCACTGACATTGGAAACTTGGCAATGGGCAGTATCGAATTATTAGAATTCAAATCAGGAAAAACAATTTTTTCCAAAACGGAACTTGTGCGACCTGGTTCTATATTTTTTCCAACCAATACTACTGATCCAATTGAATTTACAAAAGGTAATCAATTCATCCGCATTCAAAAACAAAAGGGCAAACGAATCATTTCGTATTCGATTCAAGGCGATTCCGCAAATGATAAAATCGTTGGAAATTTCGAATTCATCGAAAAAGCAGATGAAGCACTCGCAATCATCACACCTTTTTCTGAATCTAATTTTTTCTATGAATACAAAATGCCAAGTTTGATTTGCAAAGGAACAATCGTTTACCAACAATCCATTTACGATTTTAAAGAAAATAGTTTTGCTGTATTGGATTGGGGAAGGGGGATTTGGCCAGAAAAAAATAAATGGCTTTGGGCGGCAGGTGCTGGAATGGTTGGGGGCGAACTCCTCAGTTTAAACTTAGGGTATGGATTTGGTGACCAATCAAATGCGACTGAAAATGGTATCGTATACAAAGGAAAAGTTCATAAGCTTGATAAAGTGATTTGGAAGTATGATGTCAAAGATTACAAAAAACCTTGGCAATTTGTGAGTAACGATGGTCGTTTGGAATTAAATTTTACTCCTGTTTATCTTTTATATTCTGACATTGATTTAATGGGTATGATCGGTTTTTTAAAACAATTGGTTCAGAATTTTTCTATATCTGAAATTTTTGAATTATTAAAAACAGAAGCCTATTTGAATAAAGCATTCGGTACATACAGTGGTTATGTGATATTAGACAATGGCACTAAATTAGAAGTCAAAAATCTATTTGGATTTGCAGAACAAATGTACCAACAGTGGTAA
- a CDS encoding methyl-accepting chemotaxis protein, whose translation MSIEELWQNGKETVNRIRLVLFFIFFAALFGTKDSMPEAMFYIHLSGTIIMGIYAVICQLWLHYGKPPEWFHKLLIVMDIGIHLINTSIDCSMGPIEAKSAINNTAVLLVVYFYLIYSGFLGNPKFVLFNGVLAGTGVIISYFVSVHFGGLVPTEDPNLYIQTGYIGTSAEIIKGVFIIVSGVLLSRLIALLIRISDKGIEKAKESENLLIQSLKQKKIIQDAAKNLESSIKNFANYISHTSERLESQAASLEQVTAINTELFSSFESNAYIINDQNVKITDLFSGSNHLNQMVATISEINQELISIANENKKDTTEIAAVSKKTSEYLASIKSSFDKVDEINQIVAEIGEKTNLLALNASIEAARAGDVGRGFAVVASEVSKLADFTAKNAKIISEVVNHSRKFIYDAAEVSIQTGNLTSNQIHKLEITTEKVSYMHQLFEKQKSIIFDTINQLTEINDLSSQISFSTKEQISGQTEVNKGIIALENEVNQISNASRDLEQHVEEIRNQSQELLTLSES comes from the coding sequence ATGAGCATTGAAGAACTTTGGCAAAATGGAAAAGAAACTGTAAATCGAATTAGACTTGTGCTTTTCTTTATCTTTTTTGCCGCGTTATTCGGTACAAAGGATAGTATGCCAGAGGCGATGTTTTATATCCATCTTTCTGGAACGATCATTATGGGAATTTATGCTGTTATTTGCCAACTTTGGTTGCACTACGGAAAACCACCAGAATGGTTTCATAAACTACTCATTGTTATGGATATAGGAATCCACTTAATCAATACATCAATTGATTGTAGCATGGGCCCAATAGAAGCTAAGTCTGCCATCAATAATACAGCGGTATTACTCGTAGTTTATTTTTACTTAATTTACTCAGGATTTTTAGGAAATCCAAAATTTGTTTTATTCAATGGAGTGCTTGCGGGGACAGGTGTGATCATTTCTTATTTTGTATCGGTACATTTTGGAGGACTCGTTCCTACTGAAGATCCGAATCTTTATATTCAAACGGGTTATATTGGAACATCCGCCGAAATCATCAAAGGTGTATTTATCATTGTGAGTGGGGTATTGTTATCCAGACTCATTGCACTACTCATTCGCATAAGTGACAAAGGCATTGAAAAGGCAAAAGAATCTGAAAATTTATTGATTCAAAGTTTAAAACAAAAAAAAATAATCCAAGATGCAGCTAAAAATTTAGAATCTTCCATAAAAAATTTTGCAAATTATATTTCACACACATCTGAAAGATTAGAGTCACAAGCAGCTTCTTTAGAACAAGTCACTGCGATCAATACAGAATTGTTCTCGTCATTTGAATCGAATGCTTACATCATCAATGATCAAAATGTAAAAATTACTGATTTGTTTTCTGGATCAAATCATTTGAATCAAATGGTGGCAACGATTAGTGAAATTAACCAAGAGTTAATTTCAATTGCCAACGAAAATAAAAAAGACACAACAGAGATTGCAGCTGTTTCGAAGAAAACCAGTGAATATTTGGCTTCTATCAAATCTTCTTTTGATAAAGTAGACGAAATCAATCAAATTGTTGCAGAAATTGGAGAAAAAACCAACTTACTGGCATTAAATGCTTCTATTGAAGCCGCTCGGGCAGGGGATGTGGGAAGAGGTTTTGCCGTTGTTGCGAGTGAAGTGAGCAAATTAGCAGATTTTACTGCTAAAAATGCAAAGATAATATCTGAAGTTGTGAATCATTCTAGAAAATTCATTTATGATGCGGCAGAAGTTTCCATTCAAACTGGGAATTTGACTTCCAATCAGATTCATAAACTGGAAATCACCACAGAGAAAGTAAGTTATATGCACCAGTTGTTTGAGAAACAAAAGAGTATTATTTTTGATACTATCAACCAGTTAACAGAAATTAATGATCTTTCCTCTCAAATTTCCTTTAGTACAAAAGAACAAATTTCTGGCCAAACAGAAGTCAATAAAGGAATCATCGCATTAGAGAACGAAGTGAACCAAATTTCAAATGCTTCTAGAGATTTGGAGCAACATGTGGAAGAGATCCGTAACCAATCGCAAGAATTATTGACGTTAAGCGAATCATAA
- a CDS encoding AMP-dependent synthetase/ligase gives MKVPSLSKLTIFHLLQEGRRLYGDLPVQSFKDHKKEYQNISYEEFVSNVTIISKALIHLNTNAGDRIGIIADVGHQWLQVSMAITSIGCVDVPRGTDATQDDIGYILNHANCKIVFIENEKALNKFLPELRKLNLQIIILFGESKPDSMEIQCPIINFTDLKIYSQEIEDKTYQEIGEEIQEEDLATIIYTSGTTGKPKGVMLTHGSILFEIQALVSEFRKTGVKVGEGDVTLGFLPPWHSGERIFETICFYSGIKIAFTSVPELGKDLAKAKPTILFTVPRVWESFYDKIKDTIQKSHWIKKYFLKLLVWNSVQFSITYDKAFDRIPRLITPKTFSLYILQIFNCIKLMIYLPLLPISKFVLSKILSVLGGRLRYAFAGAGALQAEVDRFMYAIGMPILEVYGMTENSGVSTIRHYNDFSVGNVGKPIQGVTIKLIDEFGKEIRKPGIKGVALHHGRHNMKGYYLEEEKTKAVLTDDRWLNSGDLLVWTTQGNLKFAGRAKDTIVLSGGENVEPEPIEICLKQSDYIDQAVVVGQDKKTLSALIILNLEKVETYLKEQSINMNLKNSIYQEVEIIQKLIRNEVKHFVSDKNGFKSFERISNVYILQNPFVVHDELTQTQKVKRNRVQEKYQKEIESMYRK, from the coding sequence ATGAAAGTTCCGAGTCTCAGTAAATTGACAATATTTCACTTGCTCCAAGAAGGAAGACGTCTTTACGGCGATCTTCCTGTGCAAAGTTTTAAAGATCATAAAAAAGAGTACCAAAACATTTCTTACGAAGAATTTGTTTCTAATGTTACTATCATTTCTAAGGCACTGATCCACTTAAATACAAATGCTGGTGATAGAATTGGAATCATAGCAGATGTAGGTCACCAATGGTTACAGGTTAGCATGGCAATCACTAGCATCGGGTGTGTTGATGTACCAAGAGGAACAGACGCTACACAAGATGACATAGGGTATATTCTAAATCATGCGAATTGTAAAATTGTTTTTATAGAGAATGAAAAGGCACTTAATAAATTTCTCCCTGAATTAAGAAAATTAAATCTACAAATCATTATTCTTTTTGGTGAATCGAAACCTGATTCGATGGAGATTCAGTGTCCTATTATAAATTTCACTGATTTAAAAATTTATTCGCAGGAAATAGAAGATAAAACCTATCAAGAAATTGGTGAAGAAATTCAAGAAGAAGATTTAGCAACGATTATTTATACTTCTGGAACCACAGGTAAACCAAAAGGTGTGATGTTAACACATGGAAGTATCCTTTTTGAGATCCAAGCCTTAGTTTCTGAGTTTAGAAAAACGGGCGTTAAAGTAGGTGAAGGTGATGTGACATTAGGTTTTTTGCCACCTTGGCATAGTGGTGAGAGAATTTTTGAAACCATTTGTTTTTATTCGGGGATAAAAATTGCTTTTACGAGTGTGCCAGAACTAGGGAAAGATTTGGCAAAGGCAAAACCTACGATTCTTTTTACTGTTCCTAGAGTTTGGGAAAGTTTTTATGATAAAATTAAAGATACCATTCAAAAAAGTCATTGGATCAAAAAATATTTTTTAAAGTTATTAGTCTGGAATTCAGTTCAATTTTCTATCACATATGATAAAGCATTTGATCGTATTCCAAGATTAATTACTCCAAAAACTTTTTCATTATACATACTTCAAATTTTCAATTGCATCAAATTGATGATTTATCTCCCATTATTACCCATCTCAAAATTTGTTTTATCAAAAATACTTTCTGTGTTAGGTGGGAGGCTACGGTATGCATTTGCTGGTGCAGGTGCCTTACAAGCAGAAGTGGATCGATTTATGTATGCGATTGGAATGCCAATCTTAGAAGTATATGGTATGACAGAAAATTCTGGTGTATCCACCATTCGTCACTACAATGATTTTTCTGTTGGAAATGTGGGAAAACCAATCCAAGGTGTTACGATCAAATTAATTGATGAATTTGGTAAAGAGATTAGAAAACCAGGAATCAAAGGTGTCGCTCTTCACCATGGTCGGCACAATATGAAAGGGTATTACTTAGAAGAAGAAAAAACGAAAGCAGTTTTAACGGATGATCGTTGGTTAAATTCTGGTGATCTATTGGTTTGGACTACACAAGGAAATTTGAAATTTGCAGGTAGAGCGAAAGATACCATTGTTTTATCGGGTGGTGAAAATGTGGAACCGGAACCAATTGAGATTTGCCTCAAACAGAGTGATTACATTGACCAAGCGGTTGTTGTCGGCCAAGATAAAAAAACTCTTTCAGCATTGATTATACTCAACTTAGAAAAAGTTGAAACTTATCTAAAAGAACAATCAATCAATATGAATTTAAAAAATTCTATTTATCAAGAAGTGGAGATCATTCAAAAATTAATCAGAAACGAAGTGAAACATTTTGTTTCGGATAAAAATGGATTTAAATCCTTTGAACGTATTTCAAATGTTTATATCTTACAAAATCCTTTTGTTGTCCATGACGAACTGACACAAACACAAAAAGTGAAACGAAACCGGGTGCAAGAAAAGTATCAGAAAGAAATAGAATCAATGTATCGGAAATAA